The sequence TTAGTAGCCTCCCTGTGAAGATGTCGGCCGCAGGTGTCATTGCCCTCGGGCCAGTCCCGGAAGACCCTGCCTTCCTTCCCATCTGCTTCAACGCCAGCCGCTCGCCGCACTGCTTGTCTGGGTCGCAGCTGCAGGATTCCATTCTTATTTTCCTCGCTGTGCCCGGCATGCCGCCCATGCCCATGAGCGTGCTGGGATCTGAGTCCATCGCCTCAGTCAAGCTGCGCATCCAGCGGTTCAAGGGTTTTGTGGTGACGAAGCAGCGGCTTGTGCTGGATGGCCATGAGCTGGCACGCAACAACTGCCCTGTCAAGGATTATGGGCTGGCTGAGGGAAATGTTCTGCACCTTGTTATTCGGCTATCTGATCTCCGGGTGATTAACATTGAGACAGCCGCTGGGAAGAAGTTTCAGTTTCAGGTGGACCAAAGCCGCAATGTCAAATATCTCAAGACTAAGCTGGCAGATGAGGGTGATGAGGATATTGGTAACCCGGAGGATCACAAGCTTGAGTATGATGGTGAGGAGCTCCAGGACCACCAGCTTATTGCTGATATTAGCAAGAGGGATGATGCCGTGATTCGCCTGTTCATCCGCAAACCAGCAAAGGTACGAACACAGCAAGTCGATAGAGATACTTTGGTCACAGTTGTCAATCCACAGGAGAAAGGGAACCTGCAAAATGAAGCTCATGCTGTGAAATCAGCAAAATCAGCTGGGTTTAGGCCTGCTCCTGTTGAACCAGTTATTGTTAATAGAAAAGTGAAATTGTCACCTGAAGTGATGAGAATGATAAGTTCAACCATAGCTGGCCTGGAGAAAGGACACCTGCCTGTCATGTCAGCTGAAGGTTCAGGAGGGGTTTACTTCATGCGAGATGCAACAGGTCAGAAGAATGTTGCCGTGTTTAAGCCTATTGATGAGGAACCTATGGCTGAAAACAACCCAAGGGGCCTTCCTTTGTCTACTGATGGTGAAGGAATGAAAAGGGGAACAATTGTAGGGGAAGGAGCACTTAGGGAAGTCGCAGCTTATATTCTCGACCATCCAGTTGGTGATCATATATCTGGTCACACTGTTGGGTTTTGTGGTGTTCCTCCTACAACATTGGTCCGAAGCATACATAGGGGGAAGAGCTTTAAGATTGGGTCACTGCAGATGTTCATGGAGAACAATGGAAGCACTGAGGATATGGGTCCTCGAGCTTTCCCTGTCAAGGAGGTTCACAAAATAGCAGTTTTAGATATTAGGTTAGCAAATGCTGATCGTCATGCTGGGAATATTCTAGTGcacaaggaggaagaaggtgacAACTACAAGCTGATTCCGATTGATCATGGCTACTGCTTGCCTGAGAAGGTGATTATGTGTCTTACATTACTTGTTCAGTTTGTGCATTGTAGTTAATTTGCAAGTCTAACTTGGCTTATGTTGCCCTATTGCTATGCAGTTTGAAGATTGTACGTTTGAGTGGCTCTACTGGCCCCAAGCCCGTGAACCATTCAACAATGAAACCATTGAATACATCAAATCACTTGATGCTGAAAAGGACATTAAACTTCTCAAGTTCCTTGGGTGGGAGCTGTCTCCAAAATGTGCTCGTGTCCTGCGCATCAGCACCGTGCTTCTCAAGAAAGGTGCAGCTCGTGGCCTCACACCATTTGACATAGGGCGCATACTGTGTAGGGAAACTGTGAATAGAGACTCTGAGATTGAGGACATCATCCAGGAAGCAGAGGATGCTGTTCTTCCAGGGTCAAGCGAAAATATGTTCTTAGAAACCATATCTGAAATCATAGACCGTCACCTCGACAAGGAGTTTGCTTAGAGTTTCAGAATAACTGATCTAGTTCCAGCTGTATCCAGTTCGTTGTAAGTATGTTGACAAGGCACTGGTCAAGAGACTAATGATTTCATTTGTTTGTATCCTCAAATGATTTCACTTGGTTGTAGTTCCTCAAGTACTTTGCTTATGCACATTTTGTGAATATATGCCTGTTGGGTCAGACTTTATCAGCGTAGTGTGAATCGTGTATTTGTGGCAGACTGTTTCTTGACATGGATGTTTATCTAGTACTGATCTTCGCTGGAGCTGCACGTAGTTTTGCCGCCCAAGAAGGGCACCTTAGCCTCGAATTGGTTAAGAATAAACCTGGAATAAGTTATTGCTTCCATGTTGGAGTGAACAGCAATCAACATGGTACAGTTAATTTTCCTTCAGTTCGTAAGCAAATATATGCTGAAGGATATTACGGTTCATCAATTTTGCAAGTTTTGCAAGCCTATTTGATTCGGTTATGTGTGGTTTGCATTGCTTTAAATTCAGATTTTGGATGTTCTGTAAGGAGTATGTTTCATACATGTAGAAGTGaccttgtaaaattttggatgTTTCATACATCAATAGGTTCCTTTCGATTTTGACTGGTTGGTACAGCTTGCAAAATAAGATATTGATAATTTGCTGTTGTTTTTCTAAGCATCTATGCCACTTCTTTCATGCTATTGCAGCAACTGTGATGGAAAACACAAAAAACTATGGTTGTGATACGCTTTATGAGCGCTGGACTCCTGGTTGTATTAAGGTCTTGTCGAATTTGGAAGAAGGCGGGTTGGTGATGGGTTTGTGTCGTTGATGGATTACTTTGTGAATACTAATAGAAGATAGGATTGGTTCTGAATTCAGGCCAAGAAAATTGTCTCGTAGTGCCAATCCGAAATCTCTAAAGAACGAAACTTGGACGGAATTCTCTCTCCTCATTACTCCACGTCATAATAACATCATCACTGTCCAACTTGAAGCTCTTGTCCCACTCCAGCCGTCCGATCTCGTATGGACAGCAGCACTTCTTCTAGATTAATCCTAACGTCACTGATTGTGTCCAGAACACTCCAGCGACAGTCTCCTCTCAATTGCAGTCGGAGCAACCGCTGCCTCTCCGCCGCGGCAGCAAAGGCTAGCGGAGGCAGCACACGTAGATGACGAGCATGGTGATAAGCTCCGTGTCTCATAAACAACCCTCCACCACGGCCCACGGCCCACGGCCAGCGACCGAGGGCAGCGGGCGAATGGCAGGCGCGGCAAGAGGATGCGCAGCAGGCTCAGCCCCGATGGCGTCCACAGCATGGGCAAGGCCATCGTGGACGATCGGCCACACCGCTTAAGCTTGCCATCGTCTGCTGGAGCTTGTTCTCGCATCTGCACCGTGCTCTTGTCATCAGCGCTGCACCAGACTGCTTCACCCTCGCCCCTGCTCA comes from Panicum virgatum strain AP13 chromosome 4K, P.virgatum_v5, whole genome shotgun sequence and encodes:
- the LOC120703489 gene encoding phosphatidylinositol 4-kinase gamma 4-like: MSAAGVIALGPVPEDPAFLPICFNASRSPHCLSGSQLQDSILIFLAVPGMPPMPMSVLGSESIASVKLRIQRFKGFVVTKQRLVLDGHELARNNCPVKDYGLAEGNVLHLVIRLSDLRVINIETAAGKKFQFQVDQSRNVKYLKTKLADEGDEDIGNPEDHKLEYDGEELQDHQLIADISKRDDAVIRLFIRKPAKVRTQQVDRDTLVTVVNPQEKGNLQNEAHAVKSAKSAGFRPAPVEPVIVNRKVKLSPEVMRMISSTIAGLEKGHLPVMSAEGSGGVYFMRDATGQKNVAVFKPIDEEPMAENNPRGLPLSTDGEGMKRGTIVGEGALREVAAYILDHPVGDHISGHTVGFCGVPPTTLVRSIHRGKSFKIGSLQMFMENNGSTEDMGPRAFPVKEVHKIAVLDIRLANADRHAGNILVHKEEEGDNYKLIPIDHGYCLPEKFEDCTFEWLYWPQAREPFNNETIEYIKSLDAEKDIKLLKFLGWELSPKCARVLRISTVLLKKGAARGLTPFDIGRILCRETVNRDSEIEDIIQEAEDAVLPGSSENMFLETISEIIDRHLDKEFA